TGCCGGCCGCCAACACCGACACACGCTGCAAAATGCACAACACGCAAGGGTTCAGCCCCATCACGTATTGCGAATAAAACGAGCCGATGGCGGTGCAGACCGAAAGCAACACCACGGCCCATAAGGTTTTGCGGAAAAGGTTCATACAAACTCCGTGTCAAGAATACTCCGTATCGGGCAAACACAACGGCGGCAGGCCGGCAAAACAACCGGCACCATAGGTTTTCAGACGGCCTGCCGGTATGGGCAGGCCGCCGTTTTAACGAAAGGCCGTCTGAAAGCCCGCCAAGAATACTATCCTTAGGCCAACAACGCGGCAGCCGCTGCCGGTGTGAAAAGCCGTCTGAAAATCCCCGGCAAGATGGCTGCTCATTTCATTGTGAAGCCGACCAATCATCGCGCGCCTGCCTGGCCTTTTCAAAATAACGGTAAAGCGCGGCGGCATCGCCTGCTTCAAGCATGGCTTTCAACACCGCCAACTGTTGCTGCTGGCCGTCAACCAGCGCGGTCAGGCTGTGTTTGTTGGCCATGCAGATGTCGGCCCAGACAGCAGGGTGGCTGGAAGCAATGCGGGTGAAGTCGCGGAAACCCGAAGCGGCAAAATCGAAATAAACCTCGCCATCGGGATGGGTGGCGATTTGGTGCACATAGGCATAGGCCAGCAGGTGCGGCAGATGCGACACGGCGGCGAAAACGGCATCATGCTCGTGCGCGCTCATGCGGGAAATTTGCGCCCCTGCCGAGCGCCATAACGATTCCACCAGATACAGGCCGTCTGAATCTTCTTTGCCGTGCGGGCAGATAATCAGTTTTTTGTTTTGAAACAGCCCGAACTGCGCCGCCAATGCGCCACTGCGGTCGGAGCCGGCAATCGGGTGGGCGGCGATGCAGCGCGGCAGATGCTGCGGCAGATATTGCCTGAACGCATTGATTGCCGATTGCTTGGTGCTGCCCACATCGGTTACCACGGTACGGTGGTCGAGCAGCGGTGCCAATTGCACGCACACGGCAGGCAGCGTGGCAACGGGGGTGGCGATCACCACCAAATCTGCCCCGCCCACGGCTTCGGCGCAGATGCACTCAAACGCGCGGTCAATCACCTTGCGCTCCAGCGCGCGCTCGAGATTGCTGCGGTTTAAATCGATGCCGGTTACGCCGCCCGCCAGCCCTTTGTGCTTCAAATCGAGCACAAACGAACCGCCTATCAGACCGACGCCGATAAGGGTGATGTGTTGGGGCGCAGTGGGGCTTTCCATGTTGCGGTGGGATAAACGGTTAAGCCGCCAGTTTACCCCAACGGCCGGCGGCTTAACAGTATCCGGATAGAAAAAGGCCGTCTGAACACGGCTTCAGACGGCCTCGGGTATCCGCTTGCCCGCTCAGGCCTGCGCAGCCGTTTGTGCAAACACTTTTTGCGCGGCGGCTACGGTTTCTTCGATCAGCTCGGGAGTGTGTGCGGCCGACATAAAGCAGGCTTCGTAGGCCGAGGGGCCGAAAAACACGCCGTTTTCCAGCATGCCGTGGAAGAATGTTTTGAAATATTCCACATTCGAAGCGGCCATATCGGCATAGCTTTGCGGAAAGGTGTCGGCGAAATACAGGCCGAACATACCGCCGATATAGTCGGCGCTGAAGGCGATGCCGGCTTCGCAGGCGGCCGTCTGAAAACCTTCGGTCAATTGCCGGTTGAGGGCAGACAG
This genomic interval from Neisseria musculi contains the following:
- a CDS encoding prephenate dehydrogenase, coding for MESPTAPQHITLIGVGLIGGSFVLDLKHKGLAGGVTGIDLNRSNLERALERKVIDRAFECICAEAVGGADLVVIATPVATLPAVCVQLAPLLDHRTVVTDVGSTKQSAINAFRQYLPQHLPRCIAAHPIAGSDRSGALAAQFGLFQNKKLIICPHGKEDSDGLYLVESLWRSAGAQISRMSAHEHDAVFAAVSHLPHLLAYAYVHQIATHPDGEVYFDFAASGFRDFTRIASSHPAVWADICMANKHSLTALVDGQQQQLAVLKAMLEAGDAAALYRYFEKARQARDDWSASQ